The sequence below is a genomic window from Campylobacter concisus.
AATAATTATGGCAAAAGTTTATGCAACTGGTAAAAGAAAAACTGCCGTAGCAAAGGTTTGGATAAAAGCTGGAAGCGGTAAAATCGTAGTAAATGGTATGGATCTTAATACTTGGCTTGGTGGACATGAAGCTATAAAGCTTAAAGTAATTCAGCCACTTCTAGTTACTAAACAAGAGAGTTTAATAGATGTAGTAGCTACAACTTTAGGTGGTGGTTATTCAGCACAAGCAGAGGCTTTGAGACACGGTATTTCACGTGCTTTAGCTGACATGGATGCTGATTTTAGAGCAGCGCTTAAACCAAAAGGCTTGCTAACTAGAGATTCTCGTGTTGTTGAACGTAAGAAATTTGGTAGAAGAAAGGCTAGAAGAAGCCCACAATTCTCTAAACGTTAATGAATTTTTGCAATTGCTTTTGCATTTGCAAAATTTAAGTTGTGTAAATTTCAAATTTACATTGTTAATTAAATTATGATTTAGAGTCGGTTAAATTTTATTCAGTTAAAATGTAACCACTTTAAAATAAATCCTAAGAAAGGAATTCTAAATATGAAAAAGATTGCTTTAGCTATGGTTGCCGCAACAGCGGTTTTTGCGTCTAACGCAGCATACAATTATGAAGTTACTCCAACTATTGGTGGTGTTCACCCAGA
It includes:
- the rpsI gene encoding 30S ribosomal protein S9, whose protein sequence is MAKVYATGKRKTAVAKVWIKAGSGKIVVNGMDLNTWLGGHEAIKLKVIQPLLVTKQESLIDVVATTLGGGYSAQAEALRHGISRALADMDADFRAALKPKGLLTRDSRVVERKKFGRRKARRSPQFSKR